The following proteins are co-located in the Sulfolobales archaeon genome:
- a CDS encoding DsrE/DsrF/DrsH-like family protein yields the protein MTSIEKPADIAIIVRSDRPESVYPAFILATTASAMGMKVEMFFTFWGLKAIVKGGADEIERNFYEELRSKGMEPKGIPRLQDLISIARSSENIKMYACSTTIEAMGISKDSIIEGCPIVGAASFLARHGRSGAKILIF from the coding sequence TTGACATCTATTGAAAAGCCAGCTGATATAGCTATTATAGTTAGATCTGATAGACCTGAAAGTGTGTATCCCGCATTCATCCTAGCTACCACCGCCTCTGCTATGGGTATGAAGGTGGAGATGTTCTTCACATTTTGGGGTCTTAAAGCTATAGTTAAGGGAGGTGCTGATGAAATTGAGAGAAATTTCTATGAGGAGCTAAGGAGTAAGGGAATGGAGCCTAAAGGAATACCAAGGCTACAGGATCTTATTTCGATTGCAAGAAGCTCGGAGAACATTAAGATGTATGCATGTTCCACAACGATAGAGGCGATGGGGATCTCGAAGGACTCTATTATAGAGGGATGCCCTATAGTTGGTGCCGCCTCCTTTCTAGCGAGGCATGGTAGAAGCGGGGCAAAGATCCTGATCTTCTAA
- a CDS encoding sulfurtransferase TusA family protein has translation MKSYTNEDPEISYKVDKVIDARGIMCPGPILVLASSLTNMPQGSIVMVIARDPAFEEDLKSWSVYTGNEILDIKRRGEEIIAIIKKRGG, from the coding sequence TTGAAGAGTTACACAAATGAGGATCCAGAGATTTCGTATAAAGTAGATAAGGTGATAGATGCTAGAGGGATCATGTGTCCAGGACCAATATTAGTGCTTGCATCATCGCTAACGAACATGCCTCAAGGCTCTATAGTTATGGTGATCGCAAGAGATCCAGCATTTGAGGAGGATCTCAAATCATGGTCCGTATATACTGGGAACGAGATCCTCGATATAAAGAGGAGAGGTGAAGAAATAATAGCCATAATTAAAAAGAGGGGTGGGTAG